The following are encoded in a window of Nibricoccus aquaticus genomic DNA:
- a CDS encoding TonB-dependent receptor domain-containing protein, with product MPKYRTQPSNVSAVSASNRLTRTLRLSLATCLATATVAIPASTYAQEAAATSGTITGRVQNAASGKYLGNARVDVVGTQIQGFTDEYGEFQLNDVPVGSYKLKVFYTGLDSKEVSVEVRAGEILAKEITLTSADAYGTGDDTVKLEAFVVSSAREREAAALAINEQRFAGNIKSVVSTEAFGEIAEGNVGEFMKYIPGITIDYVAADARSAGLNGLDASFTTVSFNGNRLASAASGGVGRTFEFESATISSASRIEVTKLPTPETSAEGLAGSINLVPKNAFEHAKEKLSINAYLGMHNEELSFRKEGGIGGEKQFFSLPNLSFSYVNPLSKTLGFTISGQSSNQFTDQHRTAPTWNWGQGGGSVTNPIMTGYTLQDGPKISYREGLSGRIDWKFLPGHVISFSAGTNYYATEFNNRNINFTPGTTTATFVQGGTGNSFGPSFTQSASGQGAVTHGQSFRDKATVTNNFDITYRFKGRLWEVDSSLYASNSRGWYPLKTFESLNVSMVNPDTATSVLVTNNTTNVTALQTRVNVRYESDGSPFPAPDRFFVTGTNGTVIDPFKLSSYRVNSARIRPQKGEDTFSGVNFKVKRHLDFLPFYSSIKVGGEIREQIRNVRAWQEDLNFTATDKNAAQFLDRNYNNADNGFGFSNIEWPDPYAAWAAYQANPALFVANTGQQEAARRFYLQNSQYITETVTSGFIQQDVKLIDNRLSLVYGVRYEKTEDEGKGLKINGQGNNLANIAANWRERGQNVTKDYDGYYPSINSSFTLTENTIIRAGYAKSFGRPNFVNIIPLTRVNDTNAVENDSIGNINAYTALVRNTGLKPYEADNYDVTVEHYLPKAGLASVRGFVKDVTGFFVDSKRSITSADIAAFNIEAAEGATLLANSGQIETTENASKPARLAGFELTYRIAELPYIPASIGKLGFYASYTRQRTTGAGQDEFTQFARELGNARLNYSKGNFQSAIGVNYTTRRKVTKGYLGSTTSNDRYGTANNLFVEFIPRRIVIDVSADYRLDKRWSLFANVRNITNEANSIQEVYNDFSPDYSHVNRFEQYGVLINVGVKAEF from the coding sequence ATGCCTAAATACCGCACCCAACCCAGTAACGTCAGTGCTGTGTCCGCCTCCAACCGGCTGACCCGCACTCTCCGCCTGAGTCTGGCGACGTGTCTCGCGACCGCTACAGTCGCGATTCCGGCCAGCACTTATGCCCAGGAAGCCGCAGCCACCTCCGGCACCATCACCGGTCGCGTTCAGAACGCAGCCAGTGGTAAATACCTCGGCAACGCCCGCGTCGATGTCGTCGGCACCCAGATCCAGGGCTTCACCGACGAGTACGGTGAGTTCCAGCTGAACGATGTCCCCGTCGGCTCCTACAAACTGAAGGTCTTCTACACCGGCCTCGACTCTAAGGAAGTCTCCGTCGAAGTCCGCGCCGGCGAAATCCTCGCCAAAGAAATCACGCTCACCAGCGCCGACGCCTATGGCACCGGTGACGACACCGTGAAACTCGAAGCCTTCGTCGTTTCGAGCGCCCGCGAACGTGAAGCCGCCGCCCTCGCCATTAACGAGCAGCGCTTCGCCGGTAACATTAAGAGCGTCGTCTCCACCGAAGCATTCGGCGAAATCGCCGAAGGTAATGTCGGTGAATTCATGAAATACATCCCCGGCATCACGATCGACTACGTCGCCGCTGACGCCCGCTCCGCCGGCCTCAACGGTCTCGATGCCTCTTTCACCACGGTCTCCTTCAACGGCAACCGTCTCGCCAGCGCCGCCTCCGGTGGCGTAGGCCGCACCTTCGAGTTCGAGTCCGCTACGATCAGCAGCGCTTCCCGTATCGAAGTCACCAAACTCCCCACACCCGAGACTTCCGCTGAAGGTCTCGCCGGCTCTATCAACTTGGTGCCGAAAAACGCCTTCGAACACGCCAAGGAAAAGCTCTCGATCAATGCTTACCTCGGTATGCACAACGAAGAGCTCTCTTTCCGCAAAGAAGGTGGCATCGGCGGCGAGAAGCAGTTCTTCTCCCTTCCCAACTTGAGTTTCTCATATGTGAACCCGCTCTCGAAGACCCTTGGCTTCACCATCAGCGGCCAGTCCTCGAACCAGTTCACTGATCAACACCGCACCGCTCCCACATGGAATTGGGGCCAGGGTGGCGGCAGCGTCACCAATCCGATCATGACGGGTTACACCCTTCAAGACGGCCCTAAGATCTCCTACCGTGAAGGCCTCAGCGGCCGTATCGACTGGAAGTTCCTCCCCGGCCACGTGATCTCGTTCTCGGCAGGCACCAACTATTACGCCACCGAGTTCAACAACCGTAACATCAACTTCACCCCCGGCACCACGACTGCCACCTTCGTCCAGGGCGGTACCGGTAACTCCTTCGGTCCCAGCTTTACCCAAAGCGCCAGTGGGCAGGGTGCTGTTACTCACGGCCAGAGCTTTCGCGATAAGGCGACTGTCACGAATAACTTCGATATCACTTACCGCTTCAAAGGCCGCCTCTGGGAAGTGGACTCCAGCCTCTATGCCTCAAACTCCCGCGGCTGGTACCCACTCAAAACCTTCGAGAGCTTGAACGTCTCGATGGTCAATCCGGACACCGCCACAAGCGTGCTCGTCACCAACAACACGACCAACGTCACCGCGCTCCAAACCCGCGTGAACGTTCGCTACGAAAGCGACGGCAGCCCCTTCCCAGCTCCCGACCGCTTCTTCGTCACCGGCACCAACGGTACAGTCATCGATCCTTTCAAGCTGAGCAGCTACCGCGTTAACTCCGCGCGTATCCGTCCTCAGAAGGGCGAAGACACCTTCTCGGGCGTTAACTTCAAGGTGAAGCGTCACCTCGATTTCCTCCCGTTCTACTCCTCGATCAAGGTCGGTGGCGAAATCCGCGAACAGATCCGTAACGTCCGAGCCTGGCAGGAAGATCTCAACTTCACCGCCACCGACAAAAACGCTGCACAGTTCCTGGATAGAAACTACAACAATGCCGACAACGGCTTTGGCTTTAGCAATATCGAGTGGCCTGACCCCTACGCCGCATGGGCGGCCTATCAAGCGAACCCAGCGCTCTTCGTCGCCAACACCGGTCAGCAAGAAGCCGCGCGCCGTTTCTACCTCCAGAACTCACAGTACATCACAGAGACCGTCACCAGTGGTTTCATCCAGCAAGACGTTAAGCTGATCGATAACCGCCTCAGCCTCGTGTACGGCGTTCGTTACGAAAAGACGGAAGATGAAGGCAAAGGTCTGAAAATTAACGGCCAGGGCAACAATCTCGCCAACATCGCCGCCAACTGGCGGGAACGCGGCCAGAATGTCACCAAGGACTACGACGGATATTACCCGAGCATTAATTCCAGCTTCACGCTCACGGAAAACACCATCATCCGCGCCGGTTACGCAAAATCCTTCGGCCGCCCGAACTTCGTGAACATCATTCCGCTAACTCGCGTCAATGACACGAACGCTGTAGAAAACGACAGCATCGGTAACATCAATGCTTACACCGCTCTGGTCCGTAACACCGGCCTCAAGCCCTACGAGGCGGACAACTACGATGTCACCGTTGAGCACTACCTGCCCAAAGCTGGTCTCGCGTCCGTTCGTGGCTTCGTGAAAGACGTCACGGGCTTTTTCGTAGACTCTAAACGATCCATCACCTCTGCGGATATTGCCGCGTTTAACATCGAAGCAGCTGAAGGTGCCACGCTCCTTGCGAATAGCGGTCAGATCGAAACAACCGAAAACGCCAGCAAACCTGCGCGTCTGGCCGGATTCGAGCTCACCTACCGCATCGCAGAGCTGCCTTACATTCCAGCCAGCATCGGCAAGCTCGGCTTCTACGCCTCGTACACCAGACAGCGTACCACCGGTGCCGGTCAGGATGAGTTCACCCAGTTTGCCCGCGAATTGGGAAATGCTCGACTCAACTACTCCAAGGGTAACTTCCAGTCGGCCATTGGTGTGAACTACACCACTCGCCGCAAGGTGACCAAAGGATACTTGGGATCGACTACCTCCAATGACCGTTACGGCACCGCAAACAACCTCTTCGTTGAATTCATCCCGCGTCGTATCGTGATCGATGTCAGCGCTGACTACCGTCTCGACAAACGTTGGAGCCTCTTCGCGAACGTTCGTAACATCACGAACGAAGCCAACTCCATCCAGGAAGTATACAACGACTTCTCGCCTGACTACAGCCACGTTAACCGCTTCGAGCAGTACGGAGTGCTGATCAACGTCGGCGTCAAAGCCGAGTTCTAA
- a CDS encoding MGH1-like glycoside hydrolase domain-containing protein produces MATKNRQPASSLNAERIRLEEDARRAKNWKRWGPYLAERQWGTVREDYSEDGESWNYFTHEQARSRAYRWGEDGMLGITDRECRLCFGLALWNERDPFLKERMFGLSGPEGNHGEDVKECYYYLDATPTHSYLKALYKYPQAEFPYEKLRAENRKRGRDEPEYELLDTGVFDDGRYFDVFVEYAKGGPNDLLIQITVANRGPEEARLRLLPTLWYRNTWSWGCTHEGCEVKPKLKQVAENRVQCDHATLERFFLEVEGERSAGAGTADGRGKTEWLFTENETNAEKLFGGTNASPYVKDAFHEAVVQGRTEKVNSRQQGTKVAAHRTLVLAAGESRVMRLRLFSDKEQPAEVFGGNFAAVLASRRHEADAFYAELLKERPLPAAVKTGEFTMPPLPGSEQTNVARQAYAGLLWSKQFYHYVVKDWMVGDPEQPKPPAARLTGRNAEWEHVFNRDILSMPDKWEYPWFAAWDLAFHMIPFARVDAHFAKDQLNLLLREWYMHPNGQIPAYEWNFSDVNPPVHAWACWRVYKMTGPRGGRDRQFLARVFQKLLLNFTWWVNRKDPTGKNIFAGGFLGLDNIGVFDRSKPLPTGGALAQADGTAWMAFYCGTMLAMALELAETQPEYEDIASKFFEHFVAIADAMNRLGGNGLWHEEDGFYYDQLMVDGQTSPVRLRSMVGIIPLFAVEFIEEERLDCLPGFAKRTRWFLEHRKDLAGQISYFSHDGCSKGRHLLAIPTRERLERVLKYVFDEKEFLSPHGVRSLSRVYKDHPYVLKAGGQEYCVDYVPGDSNSWLFGGNSNWRGPVWMPVNYLLIEALERYHHFYGDTFTVEFPTGSGHRVTLKQAARELSQRLVGLFMPNASGRRPCNGLESRYVSDPHWQDLVLFHEFFHGDSGQGLGASHQTGWTALVTRLIESGG; encoded by the coding sequence ATGGCCACGAAAAACAGACAGCCCGCGAGTTCACTGAATGCCGAGCGCATCCGGCTGGAGGAGGACGCGAGGCGGGCGAAGAACTGGAAGCGCTGGGGGCCGTATCTGGCGGAGCGGCAGTGGGGGACGGTGCGCGAGGATTACTCGGAGGATGGTGAGAGCTGGAATTATTTCACGCATGAGCAGGCGCGCAGCCGGGCGTATCGGTGGGGCGAAGACGGAATGCTGGGAATCACGGACCGGGAGTGCCGGTTGTGTTTCGGGCTGGCGCTGTGGAACGAGCGCGATCCGTTTTTGAAGGAGCGGATGTTTGGTCTGAGCGGGCCTGAGGGGAATCACGGCGAGGACGTGAAGGAGTGTTATTACTACCTCGATGCGACGCCGACGCATTCGTACCTGAAGGCGCTCTATAAATATCCGCAGGCGGAGTTTCCGTATGAGAAGTTACGCGCGGAGAATCGGAAGCGGGGGCGCGATGAGCCAGAGTACGAGTTGCTGGACACGGGGGTGTTCGACGACGGGCGGTACTTCGATGTGTTCGTGGAGTACGCGAAGGGCGGGCCGAACGATTTGTTGATTCAGATCACGGTGGCGAATCGCGGCCCGGAGGAGGCGCGGCTGCGGTTGCTGCCGACGTTGTGGTATCGCAACACGTGGTCGTGGGGCTGCACGCACGAAGGCTGCGAGGTAAAGCCGAAGTTGAAGCAGGTGGCGGAGAATCGCGTGCAGTGCGATCACGCGACGCTGGAGCGGTTTTTCCTGGAGGTGGAAGGGGAGCGAAGCGCAGGTGCGGGCACTGCGGACGGACGCGGGAAGACGGAGTGGTTGTTTACGGAGAATGAGACAAACGCGGAAAAACTTTTCGGCGGGACGAATGCGTCGCCGTACGTGAAGGACGCGTTTCACGAGGCGGTGGTGCAGGGGCGTACGGAGAAAGTGAATTCGCGGCAGCAGGGGACGAAGGTGGCGGCGCACCGGACGCTGGTGCTGGCGGCGGGGGAGTCGCGAGTGATGCGGCTGCGGTTATTTTCGGACAAGGAGCAGCCGGCGGAGGTTTTTGGCGGGAATTTTGCGGCGGTGCTGGCGTCAAGACGGCACGAGGCGGATGCGTTTTATGCGGAGCTGCTCAAGGAGCGGCCGCTGCCGGCGGCGGTGAAGACGGGAGAGTTTACGATGCCGCCGTTGCCGGGGAGCGAGCAGACGAACGTGGCGCGGCAGGCGTACGCGGGGCTGCTGTGGTCGAAACAGTTTTATCACTACGTGGTGAAGGACTGGATGGTCGGCGATCCGGAGCAGCCGAAGCCGCCGGCGGCGCGGCTGACGGGGCGCAACGCGGAGTGGGAGCATGTGTTCAACCGGGACATCCTCTCGATGCCGGACAAGTGGGAGTACCCGTGGTTCGCGGCGTGGGATCTGGCGTTTCACATGATTCCGTTTGCGCGGGTGGACGCGCATTTCGCGAAGGACCAGCTGAACCTGTTGCTGCGCGAATGGTACATGCACCCGAACGGACAGATCCCGGCGTACGAGTGGAATTTCTCGGATGTGAATCCCCCGGTGCACGCGTGGGCATGCTGGCGTGTGTACAAGATGACGGGGCCGCGCGGTGGACGTGACCGGCAGTTTCTGGCGCGGGTATTTCAGAAGCTGTTGTTGAATTTCACGTGGTGGGTGAACCGGAAAGATCCGACGGGGAAAAATATTTTTGCGGGCGGGTTTCTCGGATTGGACAACATCGGCGTGTTTGACCGCTCGAAGCCGTTGCCGACGGGTGGGGCGCTGGCGCAGGCGGACGGGACGGCGTGGATGGCGTTTTACTGCGGGACGATGCTGGCGATGGCGTTAGAGCTAGCCGAGACGCAGCCAGAATATGAGGACATCGCGTCGAAGTTCTTCGAACATTTCGTGGCGATCGCGGATGCGATGAACCGACTCGGCGGAAACGGGCTTTGGCACGAGGAAGACGGATTTTATTATGACCAGCTGATGGTCGATGGGCAGACCTCACCGGTGCGGCTGCGCTCGATGGTGGGAATCATCCCGCTGTTCGCGGTGGAGTTTATCGAGGAGGAGCGGCTGGATTGTCTGCCGGGTTTTGCGAAGCGGACGCGGTGGTTTCTTGAGCACCGGAAAGATTTGGCGGGGCAGATCTCGTATTTCTCGCACGACGGCTGCTCGAAGGGGCGGCACCTGCTGGCGATCCCGACTCGGGAGCGGCTGGAGCGGGTGTTGAAGTACGTTTTCGACGAGAAAGAATTTTTATCGCCGCACGGCGTACGGTCGTTGTCGCGCGTGTATAAGGATCATCCGTACGTGCTGAAGGCGGGCGGACAGGAGTACTGCGTGGATTATGTGCCGGGCGATTCGAACAGCTGGCTGTTTGGCGGAAACTCGAACTGGCGCGGGCCGGTGTGGATGCCGGTGAATTATCTGCTGATCGAGGCGCTGGAGCGGTATCACCATTTTTATGGGGACACGTTCACGGTGGAGTTCCCGACGGGGAGCGGGCATCGCGTGACATTGAAGCAGGCGGCGCGGGAGCTGTCGCAGCGGCTGGTGGGGTTGTTCATGCCGAACGCTAGCGGGCGTCGGCCGTGCAATGGGCTGGAATCGCGCTACGTGAGCGATCCGCATTGGCAGGATCTGGTGCTGTTTCACGAGTTCTTCCACGGCGATAGCGGGCAAGGGCTCGGGGCGAGTCATCAGACGGGATGGACGGCGCTGGTGACGCGGTTGATTGAGAGCGGCGGATGA
- a CDS encoding phosphopantothenoylcysteine decarboxylase codes for MTKPLRCLLTAGPTREHLDPVRFLSNGSSGRMGYALAEAAVARGWEVDLVSGPVAIKAAVGVTVHRVVSAQEMFAACEPLFARCDLFIAVAAVADFRPKAMEVHKTKKAEAALVLELEPTVDILKTLAARKTAAQRVVGFAAETRDVELYARRKLTEKNLDWIVANDVGRAGIGMEAVDNAVIVIGRSGERAVFGPAPKRAVAEFILDKIAWR; via the coding sequence ATGACCAAGCCTCTTCGTTGTCTGCTCACTGCCGGACCGACGCGCGAGCATCTCGATCCGGTGCGTTTTTTGAGCAACGGATCGAGCGGGCGGATGGGCTATGCGCTGGCGGAAGCGGCGGTGGCTCGTGGATGGGAGGTCGATCTGGTGAGCGGGCCGGTGGCGATCAAGGCGGCGGTGGGGGTGACGGTGCACCGCGTGGTGTCGGCGCAGGAGATGTTCGCGGCATGCGAGCCGTTGTTCGCGCGGTGCGATTTATTCATCGCGGTGGCGGCGGTGGCGGATTTCCGCCCGAAGGCGATGGAGGTGCACAAGACGAAGAAGGCCGAGGCGGCGCTGGTGCTGGAGCTGGAGCCGACGGTGGATATTTTGAAGACGCTCGCGGCGCGGAAGACGGCGGCGCAACGGGTGGTGGGATTCGCGGCGGAGACTCGGGATGTGGAGTTGTACGCGCGGCGGAAGTTGACGGAAAAAAATCTGGATTGGATCGTGGCGAACGATGTGGGGCGCGCGGGCATCGGGATGGAGGCGGTGGACAACGCGGTGATCGTGATCGGGCGAAGCGGGGAGCGGGCGGTGTTCGGGCCGGCTCCGAAGCGGGCGGTGGCGGAGTTTATTCTCGATAAAATCGCGTGGCGCTGA
- a CDS encoding DUF3379 family protein: MDNEEAKFILKAYRASGADAGDARFAEALEQAKRDPELGRWLEREQALDKAVATKMRAVMPPAGLREAILAGGKMSARAEQQRERSWWSQPRWMALAASVVLMLGVAGVSWPRFAAADEAKRFGAFAMNDLIEAANHDAHGPGMGQLAAIVSDAKRRLGGALPIEFDALKANGCRTVRYDGRDVLEVCFERGGKEFHLYVMKRPENAWMRVGAEAVQIVDAGRDGVMSAVWSDERHVYALAGAEGVGALRAVL, from the coding sequence ATGGATAACGAAGAGGCAAAGTTCATTCTGAAGGCGTATCGGGCGAGTGGTGCCGATGCGGGCGACGCGCGTTTCGCGGAGGCGCTCGAACAGGCGAAGCGCGATCCGGAGCTGGGGCGCTGGCTGGAGCGCGAGCAGGCGCTGGACAAGGCGGTCGCGACGAAGATGCGGGCGGTGATGCCGCCGGCGGGATTGCGCGAGGCGATCCTGGCAGGCGGCAAGATGAGTGCGCGTGCGGAGCAGCAGCGGGAGCGGAGTTGGTGGAGTCAGCCGCGCTGGATGGCGCTGGCGGCGTCGGTCGTGTTGATGCTCGGCGTGGCGGGCGTGAGCTGGCCGCGGTTCGCGGCGGCGGACGAGGCGAAGCGTTTCGGAGCGTTTGCGATGAACGATCTGATCGAGGCGGCGAATCACGATGCGCACGGGCCGGGCATGGGGCAGCTGGCGGCGATCGTGAGCGATGCGAAGCGGCGGTTGGGCGGGGCGTTGCCGATCGAGTTCGACGCATTGAAGGCGAATGGGTGCCGGACGGTGCGGTACGACGGGCGCGATGTGCTGGAAGTGTGCTTCGAGCGCGGGGGGAAAGAATTTCATCTGTACGTGATGAAGCGGCCAGAGAACGCGTGGATGCGGGTGGGGGCGGAGGCGGTGCAGATCGTCGATGCGGGGCGTGACGGCGTGATGTCGGCGGTGTGGAGTGACGAGCGGCATGTGTATGCGCTCGCCGGGGCGGAGGGCGTGGGGGCGTTGCGGGCAGTGTTGTGA
- a CDS encoding RNA polymerase sigma factor yields MADADFIQLVDRFYPALYRFALSLARSEADACDLTQQTFYVWATKGHALREAEKAKSWLFTTLYREFLKGRRRGERMTALDTVNEAEVEQVTLAPETVSSMDAEVVMAALQEVDEAFRAPLTLFYIEELSYQEIADVLEIPIGTVMSRLSRGKAQLRARLTAAKENAAGGGSVVKFPSSKGKAGHG; encoded by the coding sequence ATGGCCGACGCAGACTTCATCCAGCTGGTGGACCGGTTTTATCCGGCGCTGTACCGTTTCGCGCTGAGTCTGGCGCGGAGTGAGGCGGATGCGTGCGACCTGACGCAGCAGACGTTTTATGTGTGGGCGACGAAAGGGCACGCGCTGAGGGAGGCGGAGAAGGCGAAGTCGTGGCTGTTCACGACGCTGTACCGGGAGTTTTTGAAGGGGAGGCGGCGCGGGGAGCGGATGACGGCATTGGACACGGTCAACGAGGCGGAGGTGGAGCAGGTGACGCTCGCGCCAGAGACGGTGTCGTCGATGGATGCCGAGGTCGTGATGGCGGCGTTGCAGGAGGTGGATGAGGCGTTCCGTGCACCGCTGACGTTGTTTTATATCGAGGAGCTTTCGTATCAGGAAATCGCGGACGTGCTGGAGATTCCGATCGGCACGGTGATGTCGCGGCTGTCGCGCGGGAAGGCGCAGCTGCGGGCGAGACTCACGGCGGCGAAGGAAAACGCGGCGGGTGGCGGTTCGGTGGTGAAGTTCCCCAGTTCAAAAGGAAAGGCCGGTCATGGATAA
- a CDS encoding DoxX family protein: protein MEISKWYGRFEAVADYLRSPLLLVLRVYWGWQFAQTGWGKLMNLERTAEFFGGLGIPLPKVNAFMAGGVECVGGALLVIGLASRLVSVPLAGTMVVAYVTADNEALRAIFNEPEKFTSAAPFMFLLVAVMVLAFGPGAFSLDRVLINKTETK from the coding sequence ATGGAAATTTCAAAATGGTACGGGCGCTTTGAGGCGGTGGCGGATTATCTGCGGTCGCCGCTGCTGCTGGTGCTGCGGGTTTATTGGGGGTGGCAGTTTGCTCAGACGGGTTGGGGTAAACTCATGAATCTGGAGCGGACGGCGGAGTTTTTTGGCGGGCTGGGGATTCCGCTTCCGAAGGTGAATGCGTTTATGGCGGGCGGTGTGGAGTGCGTGGGCGGGGCGTTGCTGGTGATCGGACTGGCGTCGCGGCTGGTGAGCGTGCCGCTGGCGGGGACGATGGTGGTGGCGTACGTGACGGCGGATAACGAGGCGTTGCGGGCGATTTTTAATGAGCCGGAAAAGTTCACGAGTGCGGCGCCGTTTATGTTTTTGCTGGTGGCGGTGATGGTGCTGGCGTTTGGGCCGGGGGCGTTTTCGCTTGATCGCGTGTTGATCAATAAAACGGAAACGAAGTGA
- a CDS encoding DNA-binding domain-containing protein, with protein sequence MSGVVRRGKRKTDGDVGAPREGIRRRKARGPELEPRDLLAWQRTMFAAVTRPLAAGDRAQAKWFDGTSSARAVAKLIKPSKTLRPLERVEIYNRMYWFRLLECIATDFPGVRALLGDERFWKLAEAYLAKNLSRSFTLRNLGAKLPLFVKTEAKWTKPFTEAAGDLARFEWAQIVAFDEARLRPLTKKMLAGLTAETLRLRVQPYLTLLTCGYAVDDYVLAVKNDSALRAEASNAVTERSVNEGDIDGASDGKVALVRLRERVHVAVHRVDNQLYYKRLEPEAARLLRALAAGRTLPEACGTAFVRTNFLPEEQAEKVQAWFALWMRLGWLCVRE encoded by the coding sequence ATGAGTGGGGTGGTGCGACGGGGGAAGCGGAAGACCGACGGGGACGTCGGCGCTCCCAGGGAAGGCATTCGCAGGCGGAAGGCGCGCGGGCCGGAGTTGGAGCCGCGTGATTTGTTGGCGTGGCAGCGGACGATGTTCGCAGCGGTGACGCGGCCGCTGGCGGCGGGGGATCGTGCGCAGGCGAAATGGTTCGATGGGACGTCGTCGGCGCGGGCGGTGGCGAAGTTGATCAAGCCGAGCAAGACGCTGCGGCCGCTGGAGCGCGTGGAGATCTACAACCGGATGTACTGGTTTCGTCTGCTGGAGTGCATTGCGACGGATTTCCCTGGCGTGCGTGCGCTGCTCGGCGATGAGCGATTCTGGAAATTGGCGGAGGCGTATCTGGCGAAGAATTTATCGCGGTCGTTTACGTTGAGAAACCTAGGAGCGAAGCTGCCGCTTTTCGTGAAGACGGAGGCGAAATGGACGAAGCCGTTTACGGAGGCGGCGGGGGATCTGGCGCGGTTTGAGTGGGCGCAGATCGTGGCGTTCGACGAGGCGCGGCTGAGGCCGCTGACGAAGAAGATGCTCGCGGGGTTGACGGCGGAGACGTTGCGGCTGCGCGTGCAGCCTTACCTGACGTTGCTGACGTGCGGTTATGCGGTGGACGATTACGTGCTGGCGGTGAAGAACGACAGCGCGCTGCGGGCGGAGGCGAGCAACGCGGTGACGGAGCGGTCGGTGAACGAGGGAGATATTGATGGCGCGAGCGACGGGAAGGTGGCGCTGGTGCGGTTGCGAGAGCGAGTGCACGTGGCGGTGCATCGGGTGGACAATCAGCTTTATTACAAGCGGCTGGAGCCGGAGGCGGCGCGGTTGTTGCGGGCGCTGGCGGCGGGGCGGACTTTGCCGGAGGCGTGTGGGACGGCGTTTGTGCGGACGAATTTTTTGCCAGAGGAGCAGGCGGAGAAGGTGCAGGCGTGGTTTGCGCTGTGGATGCGGCTGGGGTGGTTGTGCGTGCGGGAGTGA
- a CDS encoding DUF692 domain-containing protein, with protein MPANAFNGHTDYGIGLGLRVPHYRHILTEKPTCAWFEIISENFMVDGGRPLEVLDSILEQYQVVQHGVSMYFGSAEKPDRTHLKKLKALVKRTKTPWLSDHLCWGSVDGRYTHDLLPMPYTHEAAKRTAEKIRYVRDFLEVPICVENVSSYMEFHASEMTEWEFLNEVVERADCGILLDVNNIYVSSKNHGFNPYDYVNAIPAERVGQMHIAGHTKFEKYILDTHDHPVLDPVWKLYAHATKRCGVTATLLEWDDKIPSFDEVHAEALKANAFIGEARKALAT; from the coding sequence ATGCCTGCGAATGCTTTTAACGGACACACGGACTACGGGATAGGGCTGGGGCTGCGCGTGCCGCACTACCGGCATATTTTGACGGAGAAGCCGACGTGCGCGTGGTTCGAGATCATCTCTGAGAATTTCATGGTGGATGGGGGGCGTCCGCTGGAGGTGCTGGATTCGATTTTGGAGCAGTACCAAGTGGTGCAGCATGGCGTCTCAATGTACTTCGGTTCGGCGGAGAAGCCGGACCGGACTCATCTGAAGAAGTTAAAGGCGCTGGTGAAGCGGACGAAGACGCCGTGGTTGTCGGATCATCTGTGCTGGGGGAGCGTGGATGGGCGCTACACGCACGATTTGTTGCCGATGCCGTACACGCATGAGGCGGCGAAGCGGACGGCGGAGAAGATCCGGTATGTGCGCGATTTTTTAGAGGTGCCGATCTGCGTGGAGAACGTGAGTTCGTACATGGAGTTTCACGCGTCGGAGATGACGGAGTGGGAGTTTCTCAACGAAGTAGTCGAGCGAGCGGACTGCGGAATTTTGCTCGATGTGAACAATATCTACGTGTCGTCGAAGAACCACGGGTTCAATCCGTACGACTATGTGAACGCGATTCCGGCGGAGCGGGTGGGGCAGATGCACATCGCGGGGCACACCAAGTTCGAGAAGTACATCCTGGATACGCACGATCATCCGGTGCTCGACCCGGTGTGGAAGCTGTACGCGCACGCGACGAAGCGGTGCGGAGTGACGGCGACGCTGCTGGAGTGGGACGACAAGATACCGTCGTTCGATGAGGTTCATGCCGAGGCTTTGAAGGCGAATGCGTTTATTGGTGAGGCAAGGAAGGCGCTGGCGACATGA